A window of Cucumis sativus cultivar 9930 unplaced genomic scaffold, Cucumber_9930_V3 scaffold38, whole genome shotgun sequence genomic DNA:
TGGAGTGTCGTCTTCTTTATCACTCCCATTATCATTCTCATTCTGAATGCATTTATCAATTGATCTCGCATTCAATACACGCAAGCCTGGAACCAGTCGACAAATCTTTTTATCTAACTTAGCACTTTCAGCAATAGGATTCCCTCGAACATAAATATTCCTCAGATAGCCTAATGAACTCAATACCTTTAAATCTGACCATCTCATGATGACATTATTTCCCAAATCCAAATTCAACAACTTCTTGTTATGAGCCAAAGCATTGGGGAGCATCCTGATTTCATTGTGAGCAAGTCTAAGCTCTTTAAGTTCGATACAAAACTTGAGGGATTCAATAGATTGATGTTTGCAGTTAGAAAGGGATAGCTTTTTCATTGAATTCACTTTCAACAGAGAATCTCCAATACTGTGGATTGGATTTCTAGAAAGAACCAGAGTATTCAGGTTCTTCATCTGATCAAGCTTGCAAATAGAAGCAATCTCattgtcattcaaaatcaaagcaCAAAAGCCAACAAGGGGTCTAATTTCGTCCATTGACCGAAGCTTATTCTTTCCCGCATTTAATACATTAAGTCTAGAAAGCCCTTCAATTCCTTTTAAGTTATCAAGTTTGTTTTGTACAACTGAGAGCCACTTCAAATTGGTGCATGACTCCAACCCCTGAAGCGATGTGAGATTGTTGAATGTCAAATCAAGCTTCTCcaagtttttgaaaagggACAAACCATTTATATCAGAAAGAGCCTTTTGATTGAGCTTGAGAGTAGTGATGGTGAGTGGGTCTTTGGTTTTGTAATCATTGAGAACTTGCTGTATATCCAAGCAAGACATAGTCGTGAAAACCCTAGTTTTCTCTGTTAGGAACAGACACTGCCTCCGAAAACGCCTTCAAACTCCGCTGTCTCTGCTGCTTGTGTGCTGGATTGATCATGGATTGTGTTAAAAACCCTAAGTATTCAGAATTCGTCAATGGGAGGCCCAGAGGAAGAATTCAAGCCTCAAGAGGGTTAAAGCAAGGGGATCCCctttccctctttcttttcttctggtTAGCGAAGTGCTTAGTAGTTTCATCTCAAATCTACACTTTAACGGTTTGTATGAAGGTTTCATGGTAGGAAAGAACAATGTTCATGTTCCCCTCCTTCAATTTGCAGACAACACCTTAATATTTTCCAAGTTTGATGAAGTTATTCATGAAAACGTTAAAAAGAcgcttgaaatattttagtgttatGGGCAAAAGATAAATTGGGAAAAGTCATCTATATGCGGAATTAATATTGGGGAAAGTAAGATCTCCTTAGCGGCATCCATGAGGAATTGCTAAACATTCCTCATGCCAAAAAAATCTCTAATTCCATTGAAAGAACCATGGAGGAACTTCTTTTGAGAAGGGAACAACGGTAGCAAGTTGAACCACCTAGTGAAATGGGAATTAGTTTCCAAACCCCAAGGAGATGGGGGCCTTGGGCTGGACAAGctgaaatttagaaacattacTCTTCTTGCCAAGTGGAGGTGGAGGTTCATGGCAGAACAAAACTCTCTATGGTATAAGGTGGTTTGTAGTATTCACGGGAGTAGCCTCTTCCAGTGGCACACAAGTGGCaaagaaaattcaagtttaaGAAGCCCTTGGATAAATATTTCTAGATAGTGTGGCAGCTTTTAAAGTTGGAAAGGgtgacaaaattttgttttggttggaTCCATGAATGGATAGAATTGCTTTGAAGACCACACTCCCAAGCTGTACAGAATTGCCCTTAATCCAAAAGGCTCGGTTGTAGAACATTGGAACGCCTCCACTTCCTCTGGGTTTCTTGATTTCAGAAGATTGTTAGGAGCTTGaaatctctaattttcaacttctccTGGGCTCCTTGGAAAGGACAAGATTATCCAATATTGAGAATAAAAGAATCTGGTTAATGGAAACTAATGGGGTTTTTTCAGTAAAGTCATTATCGAAGCACTTGTCTCCTGCCACTCCGATGGACCTACAGTTGGAAAAAAGCCTTCAGAAATCTAAAAGCCCGAGGGTAAGTATAACTCTATCGATTATGTTGTTCAGGAGTTCAATTTGTGCATCCATTATGCAAAAGAAGTTACCCACTCATTATATTTCGCCACATATATGCCCATTCTATCTCAAATTTCATGCGGAACTCCAGCACTTGTTTGAATGTGTATATGCTGCCAAGTGTAGGAGTAAACTCTTTCACACCTTTAATCTCAGCTGAGACCTTGATAAAGAATGCAAGAATAATGTTAGACAGTTACTTCTTGGTCCGGTTATGATGAAAAAATGCCTCCTTGCTTTGGTGCAATACCGTCAAGGAAATTTTGTTGGAACTGTGGTTTGAGAGAAATCTGCGAGTCTTCCACAATAAAGCCTCCTCTTGGTTCAATAGATACGAGTGCGCACGTCTGAATGCCTCTTTGTGATGCTCTCTAcgaaaacaatttaaagacTTCTCTATGCAATATATCTTACTAAACTGGCAGGCCTTTTAACTTTCCTCCTTGTTGATGATTCAGATTTGGCTCACAGCCTCTGGTGTTTCCAACCGTTTCAGAATCTTTCTTTGTCTGGCTGTATTTTTAATTCCTAGTCTGGTTAGAAGTTGTTTCTTATGTCCTTTTTGAGTTGTATTGGTTGTGGTTAGTCCTGCACTTGGACGTTATTAGTTGttctatctttttattatgtaGGATATGATAAGGATACTAAGAGGGTGTCAACTTAGCTGGGATGCTCAAATGCACATCCTTATCCTTGGTTTGAATGCTCATCGTATAATCCTCTTATACTATAAGATTTAGTTTCAttgttcatttattaataaatgaggttgtttccttttcaaaaaaaatctaaaggATCAACTTGATCCAATCTCTTTAAATCATATCGACGAGAGTAATGAATGGTTGGTCGAAACAttggatgaagaaaatgatgaagctGAAGTTGACAATGAGCTAGTTTTTTATGACAACGACCTCACATGGGGAGATGTAGCTCGTGCTAGCGGCGTTAGAGAACCCCTCATGTACACTAGATCAAAAGGAAAGTCAACTACCTCTCCC
This region includes:
- the LOC116405863 gene encoding leucine-rich repeat-containing protein 9-like, whose protein sequence is MSCLDIQQVLNDYKTKDPLTITTLKLNQKALSDINGLSLFKNLEKLDLTFNNLTSLQGLESCTNLKWLSVVQNKLDNLKGIEGLSRLNVLNAGKNKLRSMDEIRPLVGFCALILNDNEIASICKLDQMKNLNTLVLSRNPIHSIGDSLLKVNSMKKLSLSNCKHQSIESLKFCIELKELRLAHNEIRMLPNALAHNKKLLNLDLGNNVIMRWSDLKVLSSLGYLRNIYVRGNPIAESAKLDKKICRLVPGLRVLNARSIDKCIQNENDNGSDKEDDTPIRSLDRQKEKKDRKLNGNVETHPSVQGTDGKLDHTNGADVDRKLERKKRKMDKVTREEKVIPSLDNKINLGTNDIDKEKKTSKQKRTKSNKEPSLPIHKETLTKIENHKKKAKKEGERQIGVIDDAEVPFEQLFGDDLIEDMDAVLQKVGEKEVEEMNLKPNLASFSANRKESKSQDRVGRLQISPIVEIGMDGISTWGDE